A region from the Aegilops tauschii subsp. strangulata cultivar AL8/78 chromosome 5, Aet v6.0, whole genome shotgun sequence genome encodes:
- the LOC109745734 gene encoding uncharacterized protein, with amino-acid sequence MDSRTSSPAAAAAAPLLPDDLLLEILLRLPPEPIYLFRASFVSKHWRGLVHDAGFLRRFRDFHGGTPPVIGFLRKHGGPPLFLPTSGGFAVSTPTMSDVGRSVLDCRHGRALLHCRRSSTLLVWDPMTTEEHYLPLPTLPCPGDFQCNAVVLCAADHADHNDCHSRPFLMHDSYVRGEPRPPLVGNTLYWLLANHHIVGFDLDKHSFDLVEKVPHVYYQTILVSAEDELGCAGVDGFSLHFWSRVASIDGAVTWTRRRVVDLEKLLAAEVVAACMLPVEPVGYAEDADVIFIYVDPGTYMIRLKSMQITEVSDKGPYTHIFPYTSFYTPGITGGAGEDQAELLNGT; translated from the exons ATGGACTCACGGACGAGCTCACcagcggccgccgccgccgcgccgctccTCCCGGACGATCTCCTCCTGGAGATACTCCTGCGCCTCCCGCCGGAGCCGATCTATCTCTTCCGCGCCTCCTTCGTCTCCAAGCACTGGCGCGGCCTGGTCCACGACGCTGGCTTCCTCCGCCGCTTCCGCGACTTCCACGGCGGGACTCCTCCGGTTATCGGATTCTTAAGAAAGCATGGAGGGCCTCCACTGTTCCTCCCTACCTCCGGCGGCTTCGCGGTCTCTACTCCCACGATGTCCGACGTCGGCAGGTCGGTCCTCGACTGCCGCCACGGCCGCGCCCTGCTGCACTGCAGACGATCCAGTACGCTCCTCGTCTGGGACCCCATGACCACCGAAGAGCACTACCTGCCACTCCCCACGCTGCCCTGTCCGGGGGACTTTCAATGCAATGCCGTGGTTCTCTGTGCAGCTGACCACGCCGACCATAATGACTGTCACTCGCGCCCGTTCCTCATGCATG ATTCATATGTTAGGGGAGAGCCGAGGCCGCCTCTGGTTGGAAACACGCTCTACTGGCTTTTGGCCAACCATCACATCGTCGGGTTTGATCTGGATAAGCATAGCTTTGATTTAGTTGAGAAGGTTCCACATGTCTACTATCAAACTATCCTCGTGTCGGCAGAGGATGAACTTGGTTGTGCTGGAGTTGATGGATTCAGTCTTCATTTCTGGTCAAGGGTAGCTAGCATTGATGGGGCGGTAACATGGACACGTCGCAGAGTTGTTGATCTGGAGAAGCTTCTTGCGGCAGAAGTAGTGGCGGCATGTATGCTTCCAGTGGAGCCAGTTGGCTATGCTGAAGATGCTGATGTGATCTTCATTTATGTTGATCCTGGCACCTACATGATCCGTCTCAAGTCCATGCAGATTACGGAAGTCTCTGACAAAGGACCCTACACACATATTTTTCCTTACACAAGTTTCTACACGCCAG GAATCACCGGTGGAGCTGGAGAAGATCAAGCTGAACTGTTGAACGGCACTTGA